ACGAATTGCGAAATCCTCATCAAAATACATACTACCAGTAGTCGTGATAAAGAAGTCTTTTGCTTTTGTAAATAGAGTTTCTTCTTCTTAGATTTGATGGTGGTGTATTGTAATAGACTCCATGGCAACGCAATCTCACTCACAACCtgttcataaaaattaaattaaaaaagaaaggaaaaaaaaaacccttaattAAATACGATAATCACTATTGtaaatttcaccaaaaaaaaaaaaaaaaccaaagatagaatttgatttcttttgtagAACACGGTCTTGGCAACAGAGATAAATGAAGGTGGGAACAAATGGAGgaacaatataaaaaactgtGCAGAGAAACCAACGTGTaagatatttttaaatagaGATAGTgtatgctaatttttaggaaaaatatgTATCAAACATGAATGagatatatttttccttttagaaattgtgtgatatatatatatatatatatatatatatatatatatatatatatatatatatatatatatattagagatagtgagtgtaagtgcacaattgcacttggacccaaagacaatcacgggctcaggcccaatgagccttaaacaataaaatttgtagagtgtgggctcgaaacctaggtttgaagtactgggagcttgataacaggcttttagaaacaaatacaggtaaataacaaacgataattgcaaatggatctctTCGGACTCGAGctgaggactacttctttattatttctctttcttccttaaagattacaatttcttaattttctttctcaGTTCCCGATCTCCCTTCcttttggcctttaccccccttttatacttccttccctgatactttttgaatagtgactagaagtttctacctcactgttcaggggtcacctccccattaatgaggccaaggaggtaggtgtagagcttttaatgcggaggtggcagcctttgctcttgatattttctttaatactggtgcatctagaagattcaggatgtccccctttaaccatcagtctttccagagttgtacCTTGACTttcataatgaagtcttgagttTTCTTGGATCTGTATGAGGAGAAGAACGctctcggctgtaccctcgaatcctcggcgtatgggccaatttgtagagtttaattctggagtaggtcggccctccatgctacagtccaaaggcctaTATGCCCATTctggtctttttactccccataGTGAgctattatttctttttaaaacctGGTTAGAcgtgggtattttttttaagaaaaaaataaaaaccatatcTAGAGTTTAGGTGAAGTTGTAGTTGGGCTATTAGAATCCTATACTAAACaaattgtaaaaagaaaagattttaaaagctgtgagtattttttatttttctgagtAAGAAAAGTTgtgagttttttaaattttaaattttgaagagGTATGCTAACTTTTAGGAAAATGAGGCGAACttgggatttgattttttttgaaatttagttattgaATTTCCTTATATgctccattttaaaaaaaaatgtagtgatAATAGAATATATTAGGGGTATTTTAATTAATAGaagtatacatatataaaagactATTCCTCTCTTTCAAATGGACTTTTATACGTGAGTTTCAGCTaattcaactggtaaaatctctcatgattaaataagagatttggggttcaatctccgcctacaccaaaaactgattggtatcttggtctgatgataaagagctatcattaggagtggacgccataagttgaaactctctctctaaataaaataaaataaaataaaacctagACTTTTAATAGGTTCAAAAATTTActcattaatgaagggtaacttcacttataaatgtcaaataatatgttcattttaaattcaaaaagagaattcctaaaattttaaattttttttccatcacatttaaaaaagaaattacaggtACAACTTATCTTTAAAgtttatcttttgaaaaaaaaatatttctaaattataatagatgcaaattattaacctttaaaTATAAAAGAGTCTATGAGCACGTGCgtgctcatatatatatataggtaaactATATATTTGGTCCTTATCCtatacactatatttcaatttgattatGAACTTTTcaattatgtcaatttggtccttaaccttttagtACCATGTCAGTTTAGTCTCTGccgttattttttttagatgaaaattgatgacttatctaatgaccaaaataaaaaattagcttatgCTAATGtgacaataaatttaaattttattttggttgtttgtcatATTAGCAATTTTCATTTAAGATATAACAGCAAAGACTAAGTTGACACGACATTGAAAGGGTAAAGACtgaattgacacaattgaaaagttatagactaaattaaaatatggtgttTTGTAAGGgatcaaatatgtagtttaccctatattttttaaacgtggcgaggaaaaaaaaatgttatgtgcACCACATTTTTACAACAACTAATATGTAAAATGTTATTACGAGTTGTTATTAGTAAGGtagaaaagtaatttcaatgataggttcaaattaaaataaataacaactaaaaatttataatttgttgcgaaaatattgtaaacttaacttttttttttttttgataaacgtGGACTTAgctcttttaaaaaaacaacaaacctttactcaaaaaaaaaaaaaacctgagagaaaagaggagaaaaacggcttttattttattttattttttttaaaattcagctaaaatttaagattttttaaattaataattttacatatatatatatatatccctatTATTTAGGGTTtacaaattgataaatttaagcCTATTTCAGgcatcaaaattgaaattttaaaaagcgataataaatattaaaaatatattttctctctttctctactcGTCACCAAAccccaattgaaaaaaaatcctCTCTCAACAGAGCAACGTGCAATCGGCTTGAAGCTTTGTTTTGTTACAGAAAACCCTTAACACAGAAAACCCAAATCTGCAATCGCCCTCCTTTGAGTTCGGTAATGGAAAAACAACAATGTCTCTGAACGACATTGTGTACGACATCCTGAGTCGGATGCCGGTGAAATCCTTAATCCGATTCAGGTGCGTTTCTAAATCTTTTGACTCCACAATCACCGACCCTAAATTCATTGCCACACATCTCAACCAAGCCATATCACTAtccaataacaacaacaacaacattacTCACAATGGCTATCTTCTATATACACCACATCTTTCATCACCTGACactgaggaagaagaagaattgcaTACAGATGTTTACAACACTGACCACACTCCGACTGAGGTGCATACCGTTGTTTACAACACTGACCACTCTTTGACCGAGGTTTCTAGCTTTGAAATCCCCAATGTTCTTCGTGGTGCCAACATTGTTGCCTTCTGTAATGGCTTGTTTTGTCTCGCTAATAATTCTGAGAAGTACTTAGCTGATCAAAGCCTATATTTGTGGAACCCAAGTATTAGAATGTTTAAGACGGTTCCTACCCAATTTCCTGACCACCTTCCTGTTTCTAGGGTCACTTTTGGATTTGCTTATCAAAACAATGATTTCAAGATTCTCAGGCTTGTTTGTTTTGCAAGTGGAGGGGCCGAGGCGCAAGTTTACACTTTGAGTACGAATTCATGGAAAAAGTATGAAATATCGTTGGAGTTTCTAAATGGGTCAtctattaattatatatgttcatcaccatgtttattttttaatggagCTCTCCACTCTATGGCATATAAAAATAATCAGGAATTTATTTTGTCCTTTGATGTTGATGATGGGAGAGTCCGTGGGATAATGCTGCCTCAAAACTATGTATCTGGTTGTTCTGAATTTCTTGCTGTGTTCAAGGGGTCGTTGGCTTTGATTGTTTTCACTGATGAAGTAATTGGCGAAAATGATGTATGCGACATTTGGGTGATGAAGGAGTATGGTGTGTCTGAGTCGTGGACAAAAAAATGTGTACCAATGGAAATAAATGCAAATTTAATTGGCTGCTCTGTCAATGGTGAACTTTTGATTGAGCAAACTAGCCATTCGGGGGTCCACATCATCTCATTTGATTCTGAGAGTTTAAATGAGGAAAATCTTGGAATCCCGCAGACTAGAGATGTGATTTACACTGCTGATTTTGTGGAGAGCTTAGTTTTGCTTAACGGGGCAGACGTCAAAAATCAGTAAGTTTGAATTTCTAGTAGACAGTCATCTTTCTCAAATTCACATTGACAagtcaattttgttatttttgttttccctgTGTAAATAAACCCATTATTATATTGTATTTCTTTCCATTGGCTATAAACTTGAAAGTACTTGTTTTGATGCATAAAACTAAATCTTATTAAACACTAAAGGATCCCTTTGAGGATTACGGcttttatttgattattaaaaaaaaaaaaaaggtgtgagAAATGTTGTGCATATTCTTAGAACATGGCATGTCACGGTAACATACCTCTTTAACTAACGTAGTCCTATTTTATTGGTCATAACATGATGattacttcttttcttctttttttttttttttctttttttttgataactatAGGCAGAATTGCCATGGATGTAAAACTAATTGAGTTAATGTTAATACATCTAGGCACCCTAATTTGTATCAGCATTACTAGTATCTCCCATATTGAAGGAAtactaaattacaaattgtaCCCTCTAAATGTGAATCCTTTGGCTTTGCCTGttgatatttaaaattatataatgttTTGAATCTCTTCTCTTTCATCCATACCCATTAATGACATGGCCATTagacatcatatatatatatatatatatatatatgaatttggAATAATGGA
The sequence above is drawn from the Castanea sativa cultivar Marrone di Chiusa Pesio chromosome 5, ASM4071231v1 genome and encodes:
- the LOC142635013 gene encoding F-box/kelch-repeat protein At3g06240-like; its protein translation is MSLNDIVYDILSRMPVKSLIRFRCVSKSFDSTITDPKFIATHLNQAISLSNNNNNNITHNGYLLYTPHLSSPDTEEEEELHTDVYNTDHTPTEVHTVVYNTDHSLTEVSSFEIPNVLRGANIVAFCNGLFCLANNSEKYLADQSLYLWNPSIRMFKTVPTQFPDHLPVSRVTFGFAYQNNDFKILRLVCFASGGAEAQVYTLSTNSWKKYEISLEFLNGSSINYICSSPCLFFNGALHSMAYKNNQEFILSFDVDDGRVRGIMLPQNYVSGCSEFLAVFKGSLALIVFTDEVIGENDVCDIWVMKEYGVSESWTKKCVPMEINANLIGCSVNGELLIEQTSHSGVHIISFDSESLNEENLGIPQTRDVIYTADFVESLVLLNGADVKNQAED